The following proteins are encoded in a genomic region of Struthio camelus isolate bStrCam1 chromosome 3, bStrCam1.hap1, whole genome shotgun sequence:
- the CLU gene encoding clusterin, producing MAPLALSLLAALLACGGGRALVPPGELKQMSVAGSERIGAELEAAVDGVKRMKTLMERSSREHRAVLHALQETKRRKEEAVRAARAAERRLAEEREPCNDTMLALWDECKPCLKRTCMRLYSKTCHSGSGLLGRQLEELLNRSSPSSLWADGERVAALLERDRWQERRFEDLQERFGRLEDGVDRVFRRSAPVGRAARDLHPFVLPPHLAFHRLFQPLLEMTQRVFEDAQRDFWRHPFESFAPPGSRNASDERMVCREIRRHSAGCLRMSDECEKCREILAADCWQADPEQSQLREQFEDAVRLAERFSRRYDDLLGTFQADVLNVTGLLEELHRRFGWLSRLANVTQHDDGFLQVTTVLSKAPNPQDPSAPPDTQVTVQLFDSEPLVLTVPGDIAWDDPRFMELVAEQALQHYKQNAIE from the exons ATGGCGCCGCTAGCGCTCTCGCTGCTGGCCGCCTTGCtcgcctgcggcggcggccgagccctcGTCCCCCCCGGCGAGCTCAAGC AGATGTCGGTGGCTGGCAGCGAGCGCATCGGCGCCGAGCTGGAGGCCGCCGTTGACGGCGTGAAGCGCATGAAGACCCTCATGGagcgcagcagccgagagcaccGGGCCGTGCTGCACGCCCTGCAGGAGaccaagaggaggaaggag GAAGCggtgcgggcggcgcgggcggccgagcGGCGGCTGGCCGAGGAGCGGGAGCCCTGCAACGACACCATGTTGGCGCTCTGGGACGAGTGCAAGCCCTGCCTCAAGCGGACCTGCATGCGCCTCTACTCCAAGACGTGTCACAGCGgctcggggctgctgggccgcCAG CTCGAGGAGCTCCTCAACCGCTCGTCGCCTTCGTCGCTGTGGGCGGACGGCGAGCGGGTGGCCGCGTTGCTCGAGCGCGACCGCTGGCAGGAGCGGCGCTTCGAGGACCTGCAGGAACGCTTCGGCCGCCTGGAAGACGGCGTCGACCGCGTCTTCCGGCGGAGCGCGCCTGTCGGCCGGGCGGCCCGCGACCTGCACCCTTTCGTCCTGCCGCCCCACCTCGCCTTCCACCGCCTCTTCCAGCCCTTGCTGGAGATGACGCAGCGCGTCTTCGAGGACGCCCAACGCGACTTCTGGCGGCACCCGTTCGAGTCCTTTGCGCCGCCGG GGTCCCGCAACGCCAGCGACGAGCGCATGGTGTGCCGCGAGATCCGGCGCCACTCCGCCGGCTGCCTGCGCATGAGCGACGAGTGCGAGAAGTGCCGGGAGATCCTGGCGGCGG ACTGCTGGCAGGCGGACCCGGAGCAGAGCCAGCTGCGGGAGCAGTTCGAGGACGCCGTGCGCCTGGCCGAACGCTTCAGCCGCCGCTACGACGACCTGCTCGGCACCTTCCAGGCCGACGTGCTCAATGTCACCGgcctcctggaggagctccaCCGCCGGTTTGGCTGGCTTTCGCGCCTGGCCAACGTCACGCAGCACGACGACGGCTTCCTCCAGGTCACCACG GTGCTCTCCAAGGCCCCCAACCCGCAGGACCCGTCGGCGCCGCCGGACACGCAGGTGACAGTGCAGCTCTTCGACTCGGAGCCGCTGGTCCTCACCGTGCCGGGGGACATCGCCTGGGACGACCCGCGCTTCATGGAGCTGGTGGCCGAGCAGGCGCTGCAGCACTACAAGCAGAACGCCAT CGAATAG
- the SCARA3 gene encoding scavenger receptor class A member 3 isoform X2 → MREDELAAGEEEEMPPSSRYGPDGRSPSSCSRCRRNLSLRASVRGLYVFAVLLVVAVTVLASLVFKKVDSISSDISSAQIYYEKKIVSIQQDLQELDQKALGNCSLCHETGQLGQEITKLQGELEEIQKMLLVQEILLNRASQTHDLLSSTSDKIANEVDNCSFSIRQVNQSLGQFLAQVGGWQAVTSELDSSLKGLVQERYDVRAAMQQMNFTLGQTSDWIHVIQRKTDEETLTLQKIVTEWQNYTRLFSGLRAASSKTSELVKSIQGSVSSAAQQVSQNSESMHDLVLQVMGLQLQLDNISSFLDDHEENMNDLRYHTRYTQNRTAERFETLEGRMTSHEIEISTIFANINATDSHVHSMLRYLDDVRLSCTLGFHTHAEELYYLNKSLSLAQGTTDLLRERFSLLNARLDFDIRNLSMIMEEMKVVDVRHGEMLKNITILRGAPGLPGPRGPKGDGGVKGPAGSEGEKGDAGSLGSPGAPGSPGAPGDPGPRGERGPLGAQGVPGLKGAKGGFGQGGVAGQMGPKGDLGAPGPDGAPGPAGPVGPQGKPGIPGKAGAPGRAGPAGPKGDPGVPGPPGPPGPPGQ, encoded by the exons ATGAGAG AAGACGAGCTGGCCGccggggaggaagaagagatgccGCCGTCTTCCCGCTACGGGCCCGACG GCAGGAGCCCCAGCAGCTGCAGCCGCTGCCGGAGGAACCTGTCGCTGCGGGCGTCCGTCCGCGGGCTCTACGTCTTCGCCGTCCTCCTGGTCGTCGCCGTCACCGTGCTGGCCTCCCTGG tgttcAAGAAAGTCGACTCCATCTCCAGTGACATCAGCTCAGCCCAGATTTATTACGAGAAGAAGATCGTATCCATCCAGCAAGACCTCCAGGAGCTGG ATCAGAAGGCCTTGGGGAACTGCTCCCTCTGCCACGAGacggggcagctggggcaggagatCACCAAGCTGCAGGGCGAGCTGGAGGAGATCCAGAAGATGCTCTTGGTTCAGGAGATCCTGCTCAACCGGGCCTCCCAGACCCACGACTTGCTCTCATCCACCAGCGACAAGATTGCCAATGAGGTGGACAACTGCTCCTTCTCCATCCGGCAGGTCAACCAAAGCTTGGGGCAATTCCTTGCCCAGGTTGGGGGCTGGCAAGCGGTCACCTCCGAGCTAGACAGCTCTCTCAAGGGGCTGGTGCAGGAGCGCTACGACGTCAGGGCGGCCATGCAGCAGATGAACTTCACCCTGGGGCAGACCTCCGACTGGATCCACGTCATCCAGAGGAAGACGGACGAGGAGACGCTGACGCTGCAGAAGATCGTGACTGAGTGGCAGAACTACACCCGTCTCTTCAGCGGCCTGCGGGCCGCATCCTCCAAGACCAGCGAGCTGGTCAAGAGCATCCAAGGCAGCGTCAGCTCTGCGGCCCAGCAGGTCAGCCAGAACTCGGAGAGCATGCACGACCTGGTGCTGCAAGTGAtgggcctccagctgcagctggacAACATCTCCTCCTTCCTGGATGACCACGAGGAGAACATGAACGACCTGCGCTACCACACTAGGTACACGCAGAACCGCACGGCCGAGCGCTTCGAGACCCTGGAAGGCCGCATGACCTCCCACGAGATCGAGATCAGCACCATTTTCGCCAACATCAACGCCACCGACAGCCACGTCCACAGCATGCTGCGATACCTGGACGACGTGCGGCTCTCCTGCACCCTGGGCTTCCACACCCACGCCGAGGAGCTCTACTACCTGAACAAGTCCCTCAGCCTGGCCCAGGGCACCACGGACCTGCTGCGGGAACGCTTCAGCCTGCTCAATGCCCGGTTGGACTTTGACATCCGCAACCTGTCCATGATCATGGAGGAGATGAAAGTGGTGGACGTCCGGCACGGAGAGATGCTGAAAAACATCACCATCTTACGAG GTGCTCCGGGACTcccgggcccccgcggccccaAAGGCGACGGGGGCGTCAAGGGCCCCGCGGGCAGCGAGGGCGAGAAGGGCGACGCGGGGAGTTTGGGCTCGCCGGGCGCGCCGGGTAGCCCTGGTGCCCCGGGTGACCCCGGCCCCCGGGGCGAGAGGGGTCCCCTGGGCGCCCAAGGCGTCCCCGGCCTCAAGGGCGCCAAGGGCGGCTTCGGGCAAGGCGGCGTCGCGGGACAGATGGGACCCAAAGGAGACCTCGGAGCCCCGGGGCCGGATGGGGCGCCAGGACCGGCGGGACCGGTCGGACCGCAAGGCAAACCGGGCATACCCGGGAaagccggggcgccgggccgcgcggggccggcgggaccCAAGGGGGACCCCGGCGTGCCTGGTCCTCCGGGTCCCCCGGGTCCCCCGGGACAGTAG
- the SCARA3 gene encoding scavenger receptor class A member 3 isoform X1 codes for MRGEGGRREATGAGEDGEAAVTRRPRALPSLWRRLPEDELAAGEEEEMPPSSRYGPDGRSPSSCSRCRRNLSLRASVRGLYVFAVLLVVAVTVLASLVFKKVDSISSDISSAQIYYEKKIVSIQQDLQELDQKALGNCSLCHETGQLGQEITKLQGELEEIQKMLLVQEILLNRASQTHDLLSSTSDKIANEVDNCSFSIRQVNQSLGQFLAQVGGWQAVTSELDSSLKGLVQERYDVRAAMQQMNFTLGQTSDWIHVIQRKTDEETLTLQKIVTEWQNYTRLFSGLRAASSKTSELVKSIQGSVSSAAQQVSQNSESMHDLVLQVMGLQLQLDNISSFLDDHEENMNDLRYHTRYTQNRTAERFETLEGRMTSHEIEISTIFANINATDSHVHSMLRYLDDVRLSCTLGFHTHAEELYYLNKSLSLAQGTTDLLRERFSLLNARLDFDIRNLSMIMEEMKVVDVRHGEMLKNITILRGAPGLPGPRGPKGDGGVKGPAGSEGEKGDAGSLGSPGAPGSPGAPGDPGPRGERGPLGAQGVPGLKGAKGGFGQGGVAGQMGPKGDLGAPGPDGAPGPAGPVGPQGKPGIPGKAGAPGRAGPAGPKGDPGVPGPPGPPGPPGQ; via the exons ATGAGAGGTGAGGGCGGGCGGCGCGAGGCCACG GGCGCCGGTGAGGACGGAGAGGCCGCGGTGACGCGGAGGCCACGAGCGCTCCCATCCCTCTGGCGTCGCCTTCCAGAAGACGAGCTGGCCGccggggaggaagaagagatgccGCCGTCTTCCCGCTACGGGCCCGACG GCAGGAGCCCCAGCAGCTGCAGCCGCTGCCGGAGGAACCTGTCGCTGCGGGCGTCCGTCCGCGGGCTCTACGTCTTCGCCGTCCTCCTGGTCGTCGCCGTCACCGTGCTGGCCTCCCTGG tgttcAAGAAAGTCGACTCCATCTCCAGTGACATCAGCTCAGCCCAGATTTATTACGAGAAGAAGATCGTATCCATCCAGCAAGACCTCCAGGAGCTGG ATCAGAAGGCCTTGGGGAACTGCTCCCTCTGCCACGAGacggggcagctggggcaggagatCACCAAGCTGCAGGGCGAGCTGGAGGAGATCCAGAAGATGCTCTTGGTTCAGGAGATCCTGCTCAACCGGGCCTCCCAGACCCACGACTTGCTCTCATCCACCAGCGACAAGATTGCCAATGAGGTGGACAACTGCTCCTTCTCCATCCGGCAGGTCAACCAAAGCTTGGGGCAATTCCTTGCCCAGGTTGGGGGCTGGCAAGCGGTCACCTCCGAGCTAGACAGCTCTCTCAAGGGGCTGGTGCAGGAGCGCTACGACGTCAGGGCGGCCATGCAGCAGATGAACTTCACCCTGGGGCAGACCTCCGACTGGATCCACGTCATCCAGAGGAAGACGGACGAGGAGACGCTGACGCTGCAGAAGATCGTGACTGAGTGGCAGAACTACACCCGTCTCTTCAGCGGCCTGCGGGCCGCATCCTCCAAGACCAGCGAGCTGGTCAAGAGCATCCAAGGCAGCGTCAGCTCTGCGGCCCAGCAGGTCAGCCAGAACTCGGAGAGCATGCACGACCTGGTGCTGCAAGTGAtgggcctccagctgcagctggacAACATCTCCTCCTTCCTGGATGACCACGAGGAGAACATGAACGACCTGCGCTACCACACTAGGTACACGCAGAACCGCACGGCCGAGCGCTTCGAGACCCTGGAAGGCCGCATGACCTCCCACGAGATCGAGATCAGCACCATTTTCGCCAACATCAACGCCACCGACAGCCACGTCCACAGCATGCTGCGATACCTGGACGACGTGCGGCTCTCCTGCACCCTGGGCTTCCACACCCACGCCGAGGAGCTCTACTACCTGAACAAGTCCCTCAGCCTGGCCCAGGGCACCACGGACCTGCTGCGGGAACGCTTCAGCCTGCTCAATGCCCGGTTGGACTTTGACATCCGCAACCTGTCCATGATCATGGAGGAGATGAAAGTGGTGGACGTCCGGCACGGAGAGATGCTGAAAAACATCACCATCTTACGAG GTGCTCCGGGACTcccgggcccccgcggccccaAAGGCGACGGGGGCGTCAAGGGCCCCGCGGGCAGCGAGGGCGAGAAGGGCGACGCGGGGAGTTTGGGCTCGCCGGGCGCGCCGGGTAGCCCTGGTGCCCCGGGTGACCCCGGCCCCCGGGGCGAGAGGGGTCCCCTGGGCGCCCAAGGCGTCCCCGGCCTCAAGGGCGCCAAGGGCGGCTTCGGGCAAGGCGGCGTCGCGGGACAGATGGGACCCAAAGGAGACCTCGGAGCCCCGGGGCCGGATGGGGCGCCAGGACCGGCGGGACCGGTCGGACCGCAAGGCAAACCGGGCATACCCGGGAaagccggggcgccgggccgcgcggggccggcgggaccCAAGGGGGACCCCGGCGTGCCTGGTCCTCCGGGTCCCCCGGGTCCCCCGGGACAGTAG
- the SCARA3 gene encoding scavenger receptor class A member 3 isoform X3, which translates to MPPSSRYGPDGRSPSSCSRCRRNLSLRASVRGLYVFAVLLVVAVTVLASLVFKKVDSISSDISSAQIYYEKKIVSIQQDLQELDQKALGNCSLCHETGQLGQEITKLQGELEEIQKMLLVQEILLNRASQTHDLLSSTSDKIANEVDNCSFSIRQVNQSLGQFLAQVGGWQAVTSELDSSLKGLVQERYDVRAAMQQMNFTLGQTSDWIHVIQRKTDEETLTLQKIVTEWQNYTRLFSGLRAASSKTSELVKSIQGSVSSAAQQVSQNSESMHDLVLQVMGLQLQLDNISSFLDDHEENMNDLRYHTRYTQNRTAERFETLEGRMTSHEIEISTIFANINATDSHVHSMLRYLDDVRLSCTLGFHTHAEELYYLNKSLSLAQGTTDLLRERFSLLNARLDFDIRNLSMIMEEMKVVDVRHGEMLKNITILRGAPGLPGPRGPKGDGGVKGPAGSEGEKGDAGSLGSPGAPGSPGAPGDPGPRGERGPLGAQGVPGLKGAKGGFGQGGVAGQMGPKGDLGAPGPDGAPGPAGPVGPQGKPGIPGKAGAPGRAGPAGPKGDPGVPGPPGPPGPPGQ; encoded by the exons atgccGCCGTCTTCCCGCTACGGGCCCGACG GCAGGAGCCCCAGCAGCTGCAGCCGCTGCCGGAGGAACCTGTCGCTGCGGGCGTCCGTCCGCGGGCTCTACGTCTTCGCCGTCCTCCTGGTCGTCGCCGTCACCGTGCTGGCCTCCCTGG tgttcAAGAAAGTCGACTCCATCTCCAGTGACATCAGCTCAGCCCAGATTTATTACGAGAAGAAGATCGTATCCATCCAGCAAGACCTCCAGGAGCTGG ATCAGAAGGCCTTGGGGAACTGCTCCCTCTGCCACGAGacggggcagctggggcaggagatCACCAAGCTGCAGGGCGAGCTGGAGGAGATCCAGAAGATGCTCTTGGTTCAGGAGATCCTGCTCAACCGGGCCTCCCAGACCCACGACTTGCTCTCATCCACCAGCGACAAGATTGCCAATGAGGTGGACAACTGCTCCTTCTCCATCCGGCAGGTCAACCAAAGCTTGGGGCAATTCCTTGCCCAGGTTGGGGGCTGGCAAGCGGTCACCTCCGAGCTAGACAGCTCTCTCAAGGGGCTGGTGCAGGAGCGCTACGACGTCAGGGCGGCCATGCAGCAGATGAACTTCACCCTGGGGCAGACCTCCGACTGGATCCACGTCATCCAGAGGAAGACGGACGAGGAGACGCTGACGCTGCAGAAGATCGTGACTGAGTGGCAGAACTACACCCGTCTCTTCAGCGGCCTGCGGGCCGCATCCTCCAAGACCAGCGAGCTGGTCAAGAGCATCCAAGGCAGCGTCAGCTCTGCGGCCCAGCAGGTCAGCCAGAACTCGGAGAGCATGCACGACCTGGTGCTGCAAGTGAtgggcctccagctgcagctggacAACATCTCCTCCTTCCTGGATGACCACGAGGAGAACATGAACGACCTGCGCTACCACACTAGGTACACGCAGAACCGCACGGCCGAGCGCTTCGAGACCCTGGAAGGCCGCATGACCTCCCACGAGATCGAGATCAGCACCATTTTCGCCAACATCAACGCCACCGACAGCCACGTCCACAGCATGCTGCGATACCTGGACGACGTGCGGCTCTCCTGCACCCTGGGCTTCCACACCCACGCCGAGGAGCTCTACTACCTGAACAAGTCCCTCAGCCTGGCCCAGGGCACCACGGACCTGCTGCGGGAACGCTTCAGCCTGCTCAATGCCCGGTTGGACTTTGACATCCGCAACCTGTCCATGATCATGGAGGAGATGAAAGTGGTGGACGTCCGGCACGGAGAGATGCTGAAAAACATCACCATCTTACGAG GTGCTCCGGGACTcccgggcccccgcggccccaAAGGCGACGGGGGCGTCAAGGGCCCCGCGGGCAGCGAGGGCGAGAAGGGCGACGCGGGGAGTTTGGGCTCGCCGGGCGCGCCGGGTAGCCCTGGTGCCCCGGGTGACCCCGGCCCCCGGGGCGAGAGGGGTCCCCTGGGCGCCCAAGGCGTCCCCGGCCTCAAGGGCGCCAAGGGCGGCTTCGGGCAAGGCGGCGTCGCGGGACAGATGGGACCCAAAGGAGACCTCGGAGCCCCGGGGCCGGATGGGGCGCCAGGACCGGCGGGACCGGTCGGACCGCAAGGCAAACCGGGCATACCCGGGAaagccggggcgccgggccgcgcggggccggcgggaccCAAGGGGGACCCCGGCGTGCCTGGTCCTCCGGGTCCCCCGGGTCCCCCGGGACAGTAG